The following proteins are encoded in a genomic region of Arachis ipaensis cultivar K30076 chromosome B02, Araip1.1, whole genome shotgun sequence:
- the LOC107627281 gene encoding uncharacterized protein LOC107627281 has protein sequence MEKMMKHQELTNKNYEASMRNLERQIGQLSKQTVAERAPNALPKATKKPTENDKTSSKEQVTIEEKNQERLKEKEELQVSRKGKQIMKEPSQEQRKIVKSYNPPLPYPQRLQKEIKDQQFLKFLEVFKKLEINIPLAEALEQMPLAMIQEGIPPKLKDPGSFFLPCTIGDIIIDKALYDLGSSINLMPLSMIRRLSIDKVKPTQMSLELVDRSLVIPKGVIENLLIRVGKFIFPADFVILDLEEEGDDSIILGRPFLTIARAIIDVEQEQMTLRVNDEKITLNVFQEVQHTVEDNRLLKLNELDEFRLEAYENAKIYKEKDKR, from the exons atggaaaagatgatgaaacatcAAGAGCTAACCAACAAGAACtatgaagcttcaatgaggaattTGGAAAGGCAGATTGGCCAATTGTCTAAGCAAACAGTGGCTGAAAGAGCACCCAATGCAttgccaa AAGCCACCAAGAAGCCAACAGAGAATGACAAGACCAGCAGTAAAGAGCAAGTGACAATTGAAGAAAAGAACCAAGAAAGGCTCAAGGAAAAAGAGGAACTTCAAGTTTCAAGGAAGGGGAAGCAGATTATGAAGGAGCcatcacaagaacagaggaagatAGTGAAGTCTTATAACCCTCCTttgccataccctcaaagattGCAGAAAGAAATCAAAGATCAACAGTTCCTCAAGTTCCTAGAAGTCtttaagaagctggagatcaatattccaCTGGCTGAAGCTCTAgaacaaatgcctct TGCAATGATCCAAGAAGgcatcccaccaaagctcaaagaccctgggagtttcttCCTACCTTGTACCATTGGTGACATAATCATTGACAAGGCACTGTATGATTTGGGATCCAGTATTAACCTCATGCCTCTGTCCATGATAAGAAGGCTATCTATAGACAAAGTGAAGCCTACACAGATGTCATTAGAGCTAGTGGATAGATCTCTGGTGATTCCCAAGGGGGTGATTGAAAATCTCTTGATCAGAGTAGGAAAATTCATATTTCCAGCAGACTTTGTAATCCTGGACTTAGAAGAAGAGGGGGATGATTCTATCAtattaggaagacctttcctgaccattgcaagggccatcattgatgttgAACAAGAACAAATGACCTTAAGGGTAAATGATGAGAAGATCACCTTAAATGTCTTCCAGGAAGTACAACATACCGTTGAAGATAATAGGTTATTGaaattaaatgagttggatgagtttagatTGGAAGCCTacgaaaatgctaagatatacaaggaaaaagaTAAGAGATGA